The nucleotide window GCCGACATCGACTGGGCCGCGCTGCGTACCGACCGGCCGCAGCCGGCGTCCATGCCGACCTACCCCTTCGCCCGCGAACGGCACTGGCTCACGGCGCCGGCCGCTACCGCGGGCGCGTCCGCCCCGCAGGACTCCGCACTGCTCCTGGTCAAGCGATGGGAGGCCGCCCCGCTGCCCCCCGCCGAACTGCCCGCGGGGATCCTGGTGCTGGCCCGCGCCGAGAACGAGCATCTCGCCACGAAGGCCTTCGGACCCGCCGCCACGGTGATCCGCATGGACGACGGCGACGAGGACGCCGCCCGGCGGATCGCGGAAGCGGCCCGCCTCGCGACGGCCGTGATCGACCTGGCCGACCTGTCGGACACGCCGCTCACCGCGCCGGAGCCCGACTGGGCGCGGATCGCGCTCCTGCGCGAGCTGGTCACCGGGAACCGCACCCGCGGCTTCACCTACCTCCACCTGACCCGGGGGCTCGTCACCTTCCGGACCGAGCGGCCCACGCTGCGCGGCGCGGCCTACGCGGGCCTCGTCCGGATGCTCACGGCCGAGTACCGCGGCCTGTCCGCCCGCACCCTCGACCTCGACACCCTGGAGCCGGCCGCGCTGCGTGCGGCGGCCGCCGCCGAACTCGCGGCGACCGACCCGGTAACCGAGGCCTGCGTACGGGCGGGCGTACGGCACCGGCCGGTGCTGCGCCCCGCCGACGCGGCGCCCGCCTCCGCCGACTGGTCCGCGGACCTGGCCGGCGGGACCGTCGTGATCACCGGAGGGACGGGCGCGCTGGGCCGGCTGCTCGCGGCCCGGCTCGTCGAACGGGGCGCCGACCGGCTCGTGCTCCTCGGCCGTACCGCGCTGCCCGCCCGGACCGAGTGGCCCGCGCTCCTCGCGGACCCCGGCACCGACCCGGCCCTTGCGGCCAGGCTGCGCGACCTCGCGGCCCTGGAACGCCCCGGGGTCCGGGTCGCGTTCGAGACCGGCCCGCTGGACGGGGTCGCCGAGGTGCTCGACCGTGCCCGGCGCGAGATGGGCCCGATCGTCGGCATCGTGCACTGCGCCGGACTCGGCGTCATGCGCGATCCGGCCTTCATCGGCAAGCGAACCGAGGACGTGCAGCGGGTCCTGGAACCGAAGACCGCGGGACTCCAGGCCGTCCTGGACGGCTGCGCCGGCGACCCGTTGCGCTTCGTCGTGCTGTACTCGTCCGTCGCGGGCGGCGTGCCCGCGCTGGCCGTGGGCCTCAGCGACTACGCGCTGGCCAACTCCGTGCTGGACCGCGTCGCCGAGTACCGCACCGCCACCGGCGGTGACTGCGCCCCCGTCGTCCGGTCGCTGCAGTGGCCGAGCTGGCGTGCGGCCGGCATGCCCGAGGTCGACACCCCGGCCTACCGGGACCTCGGTCTGCGCACCCTGGCCCCGGAAGCGGGACTGGACCTGCTGGACCGTGCGATGAGCGGCCCCGACCCGGTCGTGCTGCCCTGCGTCGTGGACGCCGGACGCTTCGACGCCGCCCGGCTGTTGGAGGTGCCCGCGCCGGGCCGGGCGGGCCGGCCGGACGGGACGGCGCCCGCGCCGGCTCCGTCGGCCGCCCCGCGTGGGGTACCGGCCGCGGACGGACTCGTCCGCCGTGTGACCGGGGTGCTCGCCTCGACGCTCCGGCTGGAACCCGCTGCGATCGGAGGGGACGAGGACTTCGCCGACCTGGGTGTGGACTCGATCATGATCGCCCAGATCCTCGCCGCGCTGGAGCGGGAGCTCGGCGTCGTCGCGGAGCCCTCGACCATCCTGGAGAACCCGACCGTGGCCCTCCTCGCCGAGGCCCTGCGCGACCTGGTGCCGGACCTCGCGACCCCTTCGCAGGACGCCGCCCCGGACGTCGCACCCGCCGTCCCGCCCATCCCTGCCGAGGCCACCGCTCCGGCCCCGGCTCCGGTTTCGCCCGACGCCGTCGTGTCCGGCGCTCCCGTCGCGGGAGCGGCCGCGCGGCGTGAGGACATCGCCGTCATCGGTATCGCCGCCCACTTCCCCGGCGCCCCCGACCAGGGGACGTTCTGGCGGAACCTGATGTCCGCGACGGATTCCGTCACGGAGGTGCCGCCCTCCCGCTGGGACAAGGACCGCTTCTGGCGGCCCGACCCGCAGCCCGGCACCACCGTCAGCAAGTGGGGCGGCTTCCTCGACGCCATCGAGGACTTCGACCCGGAGCACTTCCGGATCGACCCGGCCGGGGCCGCACACGTCGACCCCCTGGTCCGGCAGGTCCTGGAGACCGGCGTGGAGTGCCTGGCCGACGCCGGGCTCACCCCGGAGGAGGTCGCGGGCCGGCGCGTGGGCGTCTTCGCGGGCGCCCGTGCGGCGAACTACGGCGCACACGTCGCCGCCGCCGGTCCGCACTCGATCAGCGGAATGGCGCAGAACTTCATCGCCGCGCAGCTGTCCCACCACCTCGACCTGCGAGGACCGTCCGTCGTCGTTGACACGGCCTGCTCCAGCGCGCTCGTCGCCGTGCACATGGCTGCTGCCGGCCTGCGGACCGGGGAGTGCGACCTGGCCTTCGCGACCGGGGTCGACATCCTCCTCGACGAGGTGCCCTTCGTCGGGATGAGCGGGGCGGGCGCCCTGTCGCCCACGGGGCGCTGCCACACGTTCGACGAGCGGGCCGACGGCATCGTCCTCGGCGAGGGCGCCGGCACGCTGCTGCTCAAGCGGCTGTCCGACGCCGTGCGCGACGGCGACCGGATCTACGCGGTGATCGAGGGCAGCGCCGTCAACAACGACGGCCGCACCATGGGGATCACGACACCGAACCCGCGCGCACAGCGCGAGGTGATCGAGGCGGCCCTGGCCGACGCCGGTGTCTCCCCGGACCGGCTGGGCTACGTGGAGGCCCACGGCACCGGCACCATGATCGGTGACCCGATGGAACTGAAGGCGCTCACAGAGGCCTTCCGCGCCCGCACCGACGAGGTCGGCTTCTGCGGCGTCGGCAGCGTCAAGACCAACATCGGACACACCCTCAGTGCGGCCGGCATGGCCGGACTGATCAAGGTCCTGCTGTCGGTCCACCACGCGCAGCTGCCGCCGACGCTGCACTGCGCGACCCTCAACCGCCGTTTCCGCTTCGAGGAGTCGCCGCTGTTCCCCGTACGGGAGCCGCGCGGTTTCACGGGCCGCGACGGTACGCGCCGGGCCGCCGTCAGCTCCTTCGGGTTCGGTGGCACCAACGCCCACATGGTGGTGCGCCAGGCACCCGAAGCCCACGTCCCCGCGCGCGGACCGCTGGACCCGCCCCGCTACCGGCGGCGGCGCTTCTGGTTCGACGCGCCCGCGGACGCCCCCGCACGGCCCGCACAGTCCGTACAACCGCCCGCGCGAACGCCCGCACCGGCCCCCGCGCCGTTCTTCGAGCTCGAGTTCTCCGCCGTGCCGGAAGGAAAGAAATGAACCTGTTGGACGGCCTGACCTGCTCCGTGGTGGTGCGCGGTACCGACCCGGTGCTGCGTGACCACCGCGTGCACGGCACGCGCATCCTGCCCGGAGTGTCGTTCCTCGACATGATCTACCGGATCCTGCGGGCCCGTGGCGTCGACACCTCCCGCGTGGAGCTGCGCCGCGTGCTCTTCCGCAACCCCGTGGCCGCGGGCCCGGACTTCGAGACCGAACTGCGGGTGGAGTTCACAGCGGACGCGGACGGCTACCGGGTCTTCGTCACCGGAACCCGCCGCCCCACGGGCGAGACCGAACCGGTCCTCGACTGCCGGCTCCACCTGGACGTGCCCTTCCCGGCCGAGGCCGTCGACCTGTCCGCCCTGCGCGCGGGCATGCCCCTCAAGGCCGACATGGCCGACCTGTACGCGCTCGTCCGCCGGACCGGCATCGAGCACGGGGAGTTCATGCGTGCCCGGGGCACCCTGCACGTCGGCGCGCACGAGCTGCTCGCGGACCTGTCGCTGGGCCCGGAGGCCGCCGCGTACGCGGAGTACTTCCACCTGCACCCGGCCGCGCTGGACTCGTCGACCCTGCTGCCGACGCAGTTCGCCACGGCCGGGGCCGGCGAGGCGGCCCGGCCCTACATCCCGATGCTCATCGACTCCTTCCGGGCCCGAGGGCCGGTCGGGGACCGCACCCTGGTGCACGCCACCCCGCCCCGCGCCACCGGCCCGGCCGGCGACCTGACCACCTGTGACCTGCGCTTCTTCGACGCCGACGGCGGCGTCCTGCTGTGGCTGCGAGGCCTCACCTCGAAGCGCGTCCGGGAGGAGGACGCCATCACCCGGCTGGACGGCTCCGCGCGCGCGGCGAAGCCGTCGGGTACCACGCCGGCCGGCGCGGTACCCGACGGGGAGACCACGGCGAGCCTGGTGCGCGGCCTGCTCGCCGAACGGCTCGGCCGCGCCGAGTTCGACGAGGAGGCGGGCTTCTACGAGCTGGGCCTGGACTCGACGGCGCTGCTGGGCATTGCCGCCGACCTGGAGCGCGCGTACGGCACCGACTTCTCGCCCACCCTGCTGTTCGAGCACAGCTCCTTCGAGACCCTCGTCGAGTACCTGGGCGCGTACGAACTGCCCGAGGGCGGGGCCCGCAAGGCCGTCGGGGCGCCGCAGGAGCAGGACGTACGCGAGGACGTGCCCGCCGAGGTGGTCTGGTTCGAGCCCCGCTGGCGTGACGCGCCGCTGCCGCCGGCACCGGCACCGGCACCGGCTCCGGCCTCCGTCCTGACCGTCGACGCGCGGACCGGGTGCGACTGGGCGGCCCTGCTCACCGGGCACGACGCCTGCGACGTGCTCTGGACCCCCGCCGATCCGCAGGACGTCGAGGGCGAGGCCGTCGCCCTGACCGGCTTCGCGGCCGCCCTGCTGCGCAACCGGCGCAGCCCCGTACGGATCGTCTGCCACCTGCCCCTGGGCGCGGCGGCCTCGGCGGTCTCGGGTCTGCTGCGCACGCTCCACCGGGAGCAGCCCGGCGTACGCGCCGCGGTGGTGTGCTCGCCGGAGCGCGCCGATGCCCTGGCCGAACTCACCGCGGGCGTACCGGATATGGAGGTGCGCTACGAGGCGGGCAGGCGCCTGGTGCGCGAGATCCTGCCCGCCCCGGCCCCGGACCGGCCGGCCCGGCTGCGCGAACGAGGCGTGTACCTGATCACGGGCGGCCTCGGCGGAGTGGGCCTGTCCCTCGCCCGGCACCTGGCGCGGACCGTGCGGGCCCGGCTCGTGCTCTGCGGACGGACGGCGGGCGACAGCGCGCGGACCGCCGAGCTGAGCGCCCTCGGGGCCGAGGTGCAGGTGGTCGGCGCGGACGTCTCCCGCGCCGAGGACGTGCGCAGCGTGGTCGACCTGGCGCTCTCCCGGTTCGGCGCGCTGGACGGGGTGGTGCACGCCGCCGGTGTGCTGCGCGACGGGCTGATCGCGGGCAAGAGCCCCGCGGACGTCCGTGCCGTGCTGGCGCCCAAGGTCACCGGCACCCGCCTGCTGTACGAGGCCACCCGGGACCTGGGGCTGGACTTCCTCGTGCTCTGCTCGTCCACGGCCGCCGCCTGGGGGAACCAGGGCCAGGCCGACTACGCCTGCGCCAACGCCTTCCTCGACCGGTTCGCCGAGGGCAAGCCGGGGGTCGTGTCGATCGGGTGGCCCGGCTGGTCGGACGGAGGCATGCCGCTCGACGACCGCGCGCTGCGCCGGATGGGCCTGAGGGCCATGGACACCCCGACCGCGGTGGACATCATGCTGCGGGCCGCCGGCAGCGGCCGGCCGCACCTGGTGGCGCTCGTGGGCTCGGCGGCCGAGATCACCGAACGGTTCACCCCTGCCGTCGCGGCCCCCACGGCCGCGGCCCCCGCCGTTCCGGAGGCGGCCGTCTCCGCCGTCACCGCCCCCGCGCCCCCCCTGCCGGCGGCCTGCGACGGCACCGGTGACGAGGACGACGCGATCGCCGTCGTGGGCATCAGCGGCCGCTACCCGGGCGCCCGCACGCTCGACGAGTTCTGGGAGAACCTCAAGGCCGGCCGGGACGGCATCACCGAGGTGCCCGCCGACCGCTGGGACCACCGCGCGATCCACAGCGACGCCAAGGGTGTGCCAGGACGCTCGTACGGCCGCTGGGGCGGATTCGTCGACGGCATCGACGAGTTCGACGCCGTCTTCTTCCACATCTCGCCCAACGAGGCCGCCGTCCTCGACCCGCAGGAGCGGCTGTTCCTCCAGGAGGCCTGGCACGCCTTCGAGGAGGCGGGACACGCCCCCTCCGCCTGGCGGGGCCGCTCCGTCGGCGTGTTCGCCGGCGTGATGTACAACCAGTACCAACTGCACGGCGTCCGTGCGGAACCGGGTCTCGTGCCCTCGTCGTTCAGCGCCTCGATCGCCAACCGCGTCTCCTACTTCCTCGACCTCAAGGGGCCGAGCATCGCGCTCGACACCATGTGCTCCTCCTCGCTGACGGCGCTGCACCTGGCCGTCGAGGCGATCCGGCGGGGCGAGTGCGAGGCCGCCCTCGCGGGAGGCGTCAACCTGCACGTCCACCCCAACAAGTACCTGCTGCTCAGCCAGTCGTCCTTCCTCTCCACCGACGGTCGCTGCCGGGCCTTCGGCGAGGGCGGCGACGGCTATGTGCCCGGCGAGGGCGTCGGCGTGGTGCTGCTGCGGCCGCTGCGCGACGCGCTGCGCGACGGAGACCACGTACACGCCGTTATCCGCGGTACGGCCCTCAATCACGGTGGTCACACCGGTGGGTTCTCCGTGCCCGACCCGGCCTCGCAGGCCGCCCTCGTCCGCGACTCGCTCACGGCGGCGGGAGTGGACCCCGCCGACCTCGGCTACCTGGAGGCCCACGGCACCGGCACCAGCCTGGGCGACCCGATCGAGATCACCGCCCTGGAGCGGGCCTTCGACGCCGTCGGCGCGGGCCGGGGGCCCTGGCCCATCGGCTCCGTGAAGTCGAACATCGGCCACCTGGAGTCGGCGGCGGGCATCGCCGCCCTCACCAAGGTCGTCCTCCAGATGCGTCACCGCGCACTGGCGCCCTCGCTGCACGCCGAGCCGCTCAACCCGGCGGTGGACTGGGCGGGTTCGCGGTTCCGCGTGCAGCGCACCCTGGAACCCTGGAACCCGCCCGCGGACGCTCCGCTCACCGCGGCGATCAGTTCCTTCGGCGCGGGCGGCGCCAACGCCCACGTGGTGCTGGCCGAACACCCGCTCGCGCGTGGCCCGCAGGCCCCGGAAGAGGACCGTCCCCAGCTCTTCGTGCTCTCGGCGAAGGACGTCACCCGGCTCGACGAGACCGTGGCGCGGATGCTCGCCCACCTCGACCGGGCCGGCCGGGGCGCGGGCCCCGAAGCCCTGGAGCGGATCCTCACCGAGGTCGTGGGCTTTCCCGTCGATCCCGGTGAACCCTTCTCGGAACTCGGCCTCGACTACCCGCGCCTGACCCGCCTCGCCCGCCGCATCCAGGAGGAGTTCGGCGTCCGGCTCCACGTCGACGGGGGGACGACCCCGGCCGAGCTGACGCGCCGCCTCACCGGTACCGGCGGCGGCGTGGACCCGGCGGCGCTCGCCTTCACGCTCTGGTCCGGACGCGACCACCTCGACGAGCGGCTCGCCGTCGTCGCCACGACGACGGCCGAGTTCGCCGACGCGCTCCGCACCGGCACGGGCCGGTACCGCGGACGAAGGCGCCGCTCCGCCGCACCAGTGCACGGCGACGACCTGCGCGAGCTGGCCCGGGGCTGGGTCGAGGGCGCCGCGATCAGCCTGCCCGCGCCCGACCGGCCGCGACGGCTCTCGCTGCCCGGCTACCCCTTCGCCCGCGAGCGCCACTGGGTCACCACCACCCGGACCCCGTCCGGGAGTTCGCCGGGCGCGGCCGAAGAGGTCGAACTGCCGGACGGACACGTGTTCAGTGAGCGGATCTCCACGGCGGAGCAGCCCTGGCTGGCCGACCACACCGTGGACGGCGTCGTCCTGGTACCCGGGACGTACTTCATCGACCTGGCCCTGCGGGCGGGAGCCCGGCTGCACTGCCCGCGGATCGCCGAACTCGTCACCCACACACCGCTGGCATCGGGCGAGGCCGACCTGCGCCTCGTCGTGGACCTCGCCGAGCCCGACGGTACGCGGGCCTTCCGGATCCACGCCCGCACCGGGGACGGCGGCTGGACGAGCCACGTCACCGGCGTCCTCGCCCCCGCACCCGAGGAGCCACCGGCGTCCCCGGCCCTGCCCGCTGACGCCGAGGAACTCGACGTCACCCGCCTCTACGAGACGCTCACGGGGTACGGGCCCGCCTTCCGTGGCCTGCGCCGCGCCTGGCGCACCGCCGACGCCGCCTTCGCGGACGTCGCCCTACCCGACGGTGTCGCCGACAGGGGTCCCGGGGCGCACGCGCTGCACCCCGTACTGCTCGACGCCGCCCTGCACACCGTGGCCCTCACCTCGGCCCTCGACGGGGACAGCCCCTACCTGCCGTTCGCCTGGTCCGGCGTACGCGTCCACGCCCCGGGAGCGACCGCCGCCCGGGTACGACTGGTCCACCACCGGGCCGACGCGGTCGAGCTCCTCCTCACGGACCACGCGGGCGCGCCCGTGGCCTCCGTCGACTCGGTGGTGCTGCGCCGGGCGGACGCTCCGGCCGAGCCGCTCCACCAAGTGGAGTGGCTGCCCGTAGAGACCCCCGAGCCGTCACCGGGGGCCCGCTACGCGGTCGTCGGCCCGGACCCGGAGGGGATCGGCGCCGCCCTGGCGGCCTCCGGGGCGCGGCTGGTGCGGGCCGCGGATCTGGACGCCCTGACGGACGTGCCGCCGGTGGTGGTCCTGCCCGTCCCGGCCGCCCCGTCCGGCGCCGCCGAGGGGGCCCCGGCCGCCCGCGCCCTCACCACCGAGGTGCTCGGCCGGCTCCAGCAGTGGCTCGCCGGCCGCCGGTTCGCGTCCGCGCGGCTGGTCCTCGTCACCACCGCCCCGGGCCTGGCCACGGCCGCGGCCTGGGGACTGGTGCGCTCCGCCCAGTCCGAACACCCGGGCCGCTTCGGCCTCGTGGACGCCGAGGACCTCGCGCCGCTGCAGCGCGCGCTCGGTTCCGACGAACCGCACCTGCGCCTGCTCGACGGCCGGGTGCTCGGAGCCCGGCTGGTCCGCGTACCGGCCGCTGTGCCGGCGCCCGCACCGCGCCCGGCCGGCACCGTCCTGGTGACCGGTGCGAGCGGCGCCCTCGCCGGACCGGTGGTCCGCCACCTCGTCGAGCGGCACGGCGTACGCGACCTGCTGCTGGTCAGCCGCAGCGGCCGGGTCCCGGCCGGGTTGGCCGGGCTGGACGCCCGGGTCGAGGCGGCCGCCTGTGACGTGGCCGATCGCGTCGCCCTGCAGACCCTGCTGGCCGGCCGCCGGGTGACCATGGCCGTGCACGCTGCGGGAGTACTGGACGACGGAGTGGTCACCGCCCTCGACGCGGACCGCCTGGAGCGGGTGCTGCGGCCCAAGACCGAAGGCGCCGCCCACCTCGCCGACCTGCTGCCCGAGGCCGAACTGGTGCTGTTCTCCTCCGTGGCGGGCGTACTGGGCGGCCCGGGGCAGGGCAACTACGCCGCCGCCAACGCCTTCCTCGATGCCCTCGCCCGGCAGCGCGCCGCAGCCGGCCGCCGGGCCGTGTCCGTGGCCTGGGGGCCGTGGGCGCTCGACGAGGGCATGGCCGCCGACCGGGACCGCCTGGCCCGCGGCGGCATCGAACCGCTTCCCACCGGGGCGGCCCTCGCACTGCTCGACGCGGCCCTCGCCGGACCGCACCCGGCGGTCACCGTCCTGCGGCTCGGGCGCGGTCCGGTCGCCGTCGTACCGCACGTGCTGCGCAGCCTGGTGCGCACCACGGCGGCAGCCCCGGCCGCCGACCCGGGCCTGGCCCGCCTCGGTCCCGACGAGCGGCGCGCCAGGCTGTCGGCGCTGGTCCGGGGACAAGCCGCAGCCGTCCTCGGCTACGCGGACGCCGGCCTGATCGAATCCGACCGGTCCTTCCAGGAACTCGGCTTCGACTCGCTGAGCTCCATCGAGTTCCGCAACCGGCTGGGCACGGCCGTCGGCCTGTCGCTGGAGGCCACGCTCGTCTTCGACCACCCCACCCCGGCCGATCTGGTCACCCACCTCGACGAGCGGTTCACCGGCGAGTCCGAGGCGACCGACCTGCCGACCCTGTTCGCGGCCTTCGATCGCCTGGCCGCCGCCCTCACGGCGGCGGCCACGGACGACGTGTCCCGCGACCGCACTGCGGAACGCGTCCGCGGCCTGCTCGACCACCTGACACCTCACACCGCGACAGCACCCGTCACCGCCTTCGCCTCGGCGACCGACGACGAGGTCTTCGCCCTGATCGACGCCGAGCTCGGCAGCCCGCTGCCGGGACTGGAGGAACGCTCCCGATGACCAACGAGGACAAGCTCCGCGACTACCTGCGCCGGGTGACCGCGGAACTGCAGTCGACGCGGCAGCGGCTGCGCGATGTGGAGGAGCGATCCGCCGGGCCGGTCGCCATCGTCGGCATGGCCTGTCACTACCCGGGCGGCGTCGAGTCCCCCGACGACCTGTGGTCGCTCGTCGCCGAGGGGCGGGACGGGATCACACCGTTCCCCGGCGATCGCGGCTGGGACCTGGACACGCTCCACCACCCGGACCCCGATCACCCGGGCACGACCACCGTCCGCGAGGGCGGATTCCTGCACGGCGCCGCCCGGTTCGACGCGGGATTCTTCGGGATCTCGCCCAAGGAGGCGCTCCACACCGACCCGCAGCAGCGGCTGATCCTCCAGACGTCCTGGGAGGCCGTCGAGCGCGCCGGCCTGGACCCGAGCTCGCTGCGCGACAGCCGCACCGGCGTGTTCACCGGCGTCATGCACCACGACTACCCGGGCGCCCAGGGCGCCGGCAGCGTCGTCGCCGGCCGCGTCGCCTACCAGCTGGGCCTGCGCGGCCCCGCCATCATGGTGGACACCGCCTGCTCCTCGTCGCTCGTCGCCCTCCACCTGGCCGTCCGGTCCCTGCGCCGGGGCGAGTGCGACATGGCCCTCGTGGGAGGGGCCACGGTGATGGCCACCCCCGCCGCCTTCGTGGAGTTCAGCCGCCAGCGCGGCCTGGCCCCCGACGGCCGCTGCAAGCCGTTCGCCGCCGGGGCGGACGGCACCGCCTGGTCCGAGGGCGCCGGCGTCATCGTCGTCGAACGCCTCGCGACCGCCCTGGCCGCCGGCCGCCGCGTACTCGCCGTGGTCCGGGGCACCGCCGTCAACTCCGACGGTGCCAGCAACGGCCTCACCGCACCCAACGGCCCCGCCCAACAGCGCGTCATCCGCGAGGCCCTCGTCGACGCCGGACTGACCCCCCAGCAGGTCGACGCGGTGGAGGCACACGGCACCGGCACCCCCCTGGGCGACCCGGTGGAGGCCCAGGCCGTGCTCGCCGCCTACGGCAGGGAGCGCACCCAGGCGCTGCGCCTGGGATCGGTCAAGTCCAATATCGGGCACACTCAGGCCGCCGCGGGCATCGCCGGGATCGTCAAGATGGTCATGGCCATGCGGCACGGGGTACTGCCCCGGACCCTGCACCTCGACGCCCCGACCCCGTACGTGGACTGGTCGGCGGGCGGCGTGGAACTCCTCACCGAGGACGCACCCTGGCCCGCCGGTACGGAACCCCGCCGGGCTGCCGTGTCCTCCTTCGGGGTCAGCGGCACCAACGCCCACGTGATCCTGGAGGAACCCCCGCTGCCGGTGGACGACCGGACCGCCGAACGGCCCGACGCCGAGCGGCCGGCATACGTGGCGAGCGCCGAGAGCGCCGAGAGCGCCGAGAGCGCCGAGAGCGCCGAGAGCGCCGAGAGCGCCGAGAGCGCCGAGAGCGCCGAAAGTGCCGAGACCCCGGTGACGCCGCCCGCCGGGCCCGGCCCCCTGGCCTGGACCCTGTCCGCCCGCTCCGACGCCGCACTGCGCGCCCAAGCCGCCACCCTCACCGCCTTCCTGACCAGGCACCCGCAGGAACCGCGCCCCGAGGACGTGGCCCTCTCCCTGGCCACCACCCGCGCCTCCCATGAGCACCGCGCGGTCGTCCTCGGCGGCGACCGGGCCGAACTCCTCGCCGCACTGGACGACCTGGCCGCCGGCCGGCCCTCGCCCGCCGTCGTCGAAGGGACCACCGGGCCGAGCGGCGGCGTGGCCTTCCTCTTCCCCGGCCAGGGTTCGCAGTGGCGGGACATGGCCGTGCGCCTGCTGGACACCAACGCGGTGTTCCGGGAACGGATAGCCCAGTGCGAGAGCGCCCTGGCCCCCTACGTGGACTTCGAGCTGACCGCCGTTCTGCGCGGCGAACAGGACCTGGACCGGGTCGACGTCGTCCAGCCCGCCCTGTTCGCCGTGATGGTCGCCCTCGCCGAGGTGTGGCGCTCCCTCGGCGTCCACCCGGCCGCTGTCGGCGGACACAGCCAGGGCGAGATCGCCGCCGCCTGCGTGGCCGGCGCCCTCACCCTCCAGGACGCCGCCCGTGTCGTCGCCCTGCGCAGCCGTGCCCTGACCACCCTCTCGGGCCGCGGCGGCATGATGTCCCTCGCGCTGCCCGCCGACGAGGCACGCGACCGGCTCCGCCGCTGGGACGGCAGGCTGTCGCTGGCCGCCGTCAACGGCGCGGCCTCCGTGGTCGTCTCCGGCGACACCGACGCCCTCGACGAACTCCTCGCCGCCTGCGAGGAGGACGGCGTACGGACCCGGCGCGTCGACGTGGACTACGCCTCGCACAGCGCGCACGTGGAAGACGTCCGCGCGCAGGTCCTGGAGGCCCTCGCCCCCGTCAGCCCGCTCGCCCCCGAAATCCCCTTCTTCTCCTCCGTGGAAGGCCGCTGGATCGAGGCCGCCGACGCCTTCGACGCCGACTACTGGTACCGGAACCTGCGCGAGACCGTCCGCTTCGACGAGGCCGTCACCGCCCTCGTCCGGCGCGACTGCACCACCCTGCTGGAGGTCAGCCCCCACCCGGTGGTCACGACCGCCGCACAGGAGACCGTCGACGCGCTGGGCACCGACACCGCCGTCGTCCACACCCTGCGCCGCAACGAAGGCGGCCCCGGGCAACTGCTGCACGCCCTCGCCCAGTTGTACGTGAAGGGCGTACGCCCCGACTGGTCCGCGCTCTGGCCCGAAGCCCGCCGGATCGACCTGCCCACCACCACCTTCCTCACGGAGCCGTACTGGCTGAACCCCGGCCCCGGCACCGGCGGCGCGGGCGCCCTGGGCCTCGACGAGGTCGACCACCCCGTCCTGCGCGCCTCCCTGCCCGCCGCCGAGGGCCTGGTGCTCACCGGCCGGCTCGGCCTGGCCGCCCAGCCCTGGCTCGCCGACCACACCGTCGAAGGACAGGTGGTCCTGCCGGGCGCAGCCCTCGCGGAGCTCGCCTCCCGGGCGGCGGACGAGGCCGGCTGCGCCGCCGTCGACCAGCTCACCCTGCTCACCCCGGTCGTCCTCCCCGACGAGGGCGACATCCGGCTGCGCGTGGACATCACGGCCCCGGCCGAGGACGGCTCGCGCGGACTGATCCTGCACACCCTCATCGGGGCGGGGCACTGGACCA belongs to Streptomyces sp. NBC_01454 and includes:
- a CDS encoding SDR family NAD(P)-dependent oxidoreductase; translation: MNLLDGLTCSVVVRGTDPVLRDHRVHGTRILPGVSFLDMIYRILRARGVDTSRVELRRVLFRNPVAAGPDFETELRVEFTADADGYRVFVTGTRRPTGETEPVLDCRLHLDVPFPAEAVDLSALRAGMPLKADMADLYALVRRTGIEHGEFMRARGTLHVGAHELLADLSLGPEAAAYAEYFHLHPAALDSSTLLPTQFATAGAGEAARPYIPMLIDSFRARGPVGDRTLVHATPPRATGPAGDLTTCDLRFFDADGGVLLWLRGLTSKRVREEDAITRLDGSARAAKPSGTTPAGAVPDGETTASLVRGLLAERLGRAEFDEEAGFYELGLDSTALLGIAADLERAYGTDFSPTLLFEHSSFETLVEYLGAYELPEGGARKAVGAPQEQDVREDVPAEVVWFEPRWRDAPLPPAPAPAPAPASVLTVDARTGCDWAALLTGHDACDVLWTPADPQDVEGEAVALTGFAAALLRNRRSPVRIVCHLPLGAAASAVSGLLRTLHREQPGVRAAVVCSPERADALAELTAGVPDMEVRYEAGRRLVREILPAPAPDRPARLRERGVYLITGGLGGVGLSLARHLARTVRARLVLCGRTAGDSARTAELSALGAEVQVVGADVSRAEDVRSVVDLALSRFGALDGVVHAAGVLRDGLIAGKSPADVRAVLAPKVTGTRLLYEATRDLGLDFLVLCSSTAAAWGNQGQADYACANAFLDRFAEGKPGVVSIGWPGWSDGGMPLDDRALRRMGLRAMDTPTAVDIMLRAAGSGRPHLVALVGSAAEITERFTPAVAAPTAAAPAVPEAAVSAVTAPAPPLPAACDGTGDEDDAIAVVGISGRYPGARTLDEFWENLKAGRDGITEVPADRWDHRAIHSDAKGVPGRSYGRWGGFVDGIDEFDAVFFHISPNEAAVLDPQERLFLQEAWHAFEEAGHAPSAWRGRSVGVFAGVMYNQYQLHGVRAEPGLVPSSFSASIANRVSYFLDLKGPSIALDTMCSSSLTALHLAVEAIRRGECEAALAGGVNLHVHPNKYLLLSQSSFLSTDGRCRAFGEGGDGYVPGEGVGVVLLRPLRDALRDGDHVHAVIRGTALNHGGHTGGFSVPDPASQAALVRDSLTAAGVDPADLGYLEAHGTGTSLGDPIEITALERAFDAVGAGRGPWPIGSVKSNIGHLESAAGIAALTKVVLQMRHRALAPSLHAEPLNPAVDWAGSRFRVQRTLEPWNPPADAPLTAAISSFGAGGANAHVVLAEHPLARGPQAPEEDRPQLFVLSAKDVTRLDETVARMLAHLDRAGRGAGPEALERILTEVVGFPVDPGEPFSELGLDYPRLTRLARRIQEEFGVRLHVDGGTTPAELTRRLTGTGGGVDPAALAFTLWSGRDHLDERLAVVATTTAEFADALRTGTGRYRGRRRRSAAPVHGDDLRELARGWVEGAAISLPAPDRPRRLSLPGYPFARERHWVTTTRTPSGSSPGAAEEVELPDGHVFSERISTAEQPWLADHTVDGVVLVPGTYFIDLALRAGARLHCPRIAELVTHTPLASGEADLRLVVDLAEPDGTRAFRIHARTGDGGWTSHVTGVLAPAPEEPPASPALPADAEELDVTRLYETLTGYGPAFRGLRRAWRTADAAFADVALPDGVADRGPGAHALHPVLLDAALHTVALTSALDGDSPYLPFAWSGVRVHAPGATAARVRLVHHRADAVELLLTDHAGAPVASVDSVVLRRADAPAEPLHQVEWLPVETPEPSPGARYAVVGPDPEGIGAALAASGARLVRAADLDALTDVPPVVVLPVPAAPSGAAEGAPAARALTTEVLGRLQQWLAGRRFASARLVLVTTAPGLATAAAWGLVRSAQSEHPGRFGLVDAEDLAPLQRALGSDEPHLRLLDGRVLGARLVRVPAAVPAPAPRPAGTVLVTGASGALAGPVVRHLVERHGVRDLLLVSRSGRVPAGLAGLDARVEAAACDVADRVALQTLLAGRRVTMAVHAAGVLDDGVVTALDADRLERVLRPKTEGAAHLADLLPEAELVLFSSVAGVLGGPGQGNYAAANAFLDALARQRAAAGRRAVSVAWGPWALDEGMAADRDRLARGGIEPLPTGAALALLDAALAGPHPAVTVLRLGRGPVAVVPHVLRSLVRTTAAAPAADPGLARLGPDERRARLSALVRGQAAAVLGYADAGLIESDRSFQELGFDSLSSIEFRNRLGTAVGLSLEATLVFDHPTPADLVTHLDERFTGESEATDLPTLFAAFDRLAAALTAAATDDVSRDRTAERVRGLLDHLTPHTATAPVTAFASATDDEVFALIDAELGSPLPGLEERSR